In Paenibacillus sp. FSL M7-0420, a single genomic region encodes these proteins:
- a CDS encoding DUF4023 family protein yields MDTHEFVEKFQENQRKALKNRKRGKGTPGARLANKQHSSNK; encoded by the coding sequence ATGGACACTCATGAATTCGTGGAGAAGTTCCAGGAGAATCAGCGTAAAGCGCTAAAGAACAGAAAACGCGGTAAAGGAACTCCCGGAGCAAGACTGGCCAATAAACAGCATAGCTCTAACAAATAA
- a CDS encoding GNAT family N-acetyltransferase yields MDENTVINETSINEESISESEFNEIFAIMEASFPVSELRTRSGQQALLDQPNYHLYTSKDTEGQILAFLAAWELPELRFIEHIAVNPQRRSGGIGRKLMSSYLMHSDKPVLLEVEPPDGELEQRRIGFYERLGFYLNPYDYMQPPLREGQADLPLRIMTYPEPVTMKEFLHFRDVLYTEVYGVCI; encoded by the coding sequence ATGGACGAGAATACAGTGATCAATGAGACATCTATTAATGAAGAAAGCATTAGTGAATCAGAATTCAATGAAATATTCGCTATTATGGAAGCTTCGTTTCCGGTAAGTGAGCTTAGAACCCGCAGCGGGCAGCAGGCTTTGCTGGATCAGCCGAATTATCATCTGTATACCAGCAAGGATACGGAGGGGCAGATACTGGCTTTTTTGGCGGCATGGGAGTTACCCGAGCTGCGGTTCATCGAGCATATTGCCGTGAATCCCCAGCGCCGGAGCGGAGGGATCGGCCGCAAGCTGATGAGCAGCTACCTTATGCATTCGGACAAGCCGGTGCTGCTTGAGGTAGAGCCGCCGGACGGGGAGCTGGAGCAGAGGAGAATCGGATTCTACGAGCGGCTGGGCTTTTACCTGAATCCCTATGACTATATGCAGCCGCCGCTGCGTGAAGGGCAAGCCGATCTTCCGCTGCGCATTATGACCTACCCGGAGCCGGTGACGATGAAGGAGTTCCTCCATTTCAGAGATGTTTTGTACACAGAGGTGTATGGGGTGTGCATTTGA
- a CDS encoding IS4 family transposase, with protein MNNNTPFLAVFKQVLTPEEVEMVTGQTENYEDTGTKMTVGVLFDYFIQACYHKWDGFRQSARVGSNYDLPKVHYSTLSGKAGEVPYDIFKRLFQMLVQKCNRQTRRHLNLPKDLLLIDSTTVTAANSRMSWAPYKKFRGGIKLHVAFSHGQHSPVKVVESIARRNDAPFGEVLADKDYLLVQDRAYGKIGRLDQYVQQGQSFVIRLKDNLHLVLPRKLQRPAEGDTKIVRDITCYIGQGKHQSAQRHRVVEFENDRGEVVRVVTDLRKESAHVIAEIYKARWEIEVFFRWVKQHLNVPCLFGNTENAVYSQLFVALTAYVLLKYIFDEIHPKVPVFAKLTLWEFMQYWRIFNLPLEWQVQLNQLRRKEHLGVFVIP; from the coding sequence ATGAATAATAATACCCCATTCCTGGCCGTGTTCAAACAAGTATTAACCCCGGAAGAAGTCGAAATGGTGACTGGGCAAACCGAGAACTACGAGGATACCGGAACCAAAATGACTGTCGGTGTGTTGTTCGACTACTTTATCCAAGCCTGCTACCACAAATGGGATGGCTTTCGTCAAAGTGCTCGGGTGGGCTCGAACTACGATTTGCCCAAGGTTCATTACTCCACTCTTTCGGGCAAAGCCGGTGAAGTGCCTTACGATATCTTCAAGCGTTTGTTTCAAATGCTCGTTCAGAAATGTAACCGGCAAACCCGGCGGCACCTGAATCTGCCTAAAGATCTTCTGCTTATTGACTCTACGACGGTTACGGCGGCAAACTCCCGTATGTCTTGGGCTCCGTATAAAAAATTCAGAGGAGGTATCAAGCTGCATGTGGCCTTCTCGCATGGACAGCATTCACCCGTGAAGGTGGTCGAATCGATTGCCCGGCGCAATGACGCTCCATTTGGAGAAGTCTTGGCCGATAAGGACTACCTTCTAGTCCAGGATCGGGCATATGGAAAAATCGGTCGATTGGATCAATATGTGCAGCAAGGTCAGTCCTTTGTGATTCGTTTGAAAGACAATCTCCACTTGGTGTTACCGCGAAAGCTTCAGCGACCGGCGGAAGGAGATACCAAAATTGTACGCGATATCACCTGTTATATTGGTCAAGGGAAACACCAATCCGCCCAGCGCCACCGCGTCGTTGAATTTGAAAATGACCGGGGCGAAGTCGTACGGGTCGTCACTGATTTGAGAAAAGAGTCCGCTCACGTGATTGCTGAAATTTACAAAGCACGCTGGGAGATTGAAGTCTTTTTCCGCTGGGTGAAACAGCATTTGAATGTCCCTTGTCTGTTTGGAAACACCGAAAATGCAGTGTATAGCCAATTGTTTGTGGCCCTTACCGCATATGTGCTTCTAAAATACATTTTTGATGAAATTCATCCGAAGGTACCGGTCTTTGCTAAGCTGACTCTTTGGGAATTTATGCAGTACTGGCGTATATTTAATCTTCCGCTGGAGTGGCAGGTTCAGCTTAATCAGCTCAGGCGTAAAGAACATTTAGGTGTTTTTGTCATCCCATAA